AGTTATATGGGCGATCGCCACTTGTTTCTGAGCTAAACTATTAAAAACATCCTCAGTAAAATGTAATCCTGCCGTTGGTGCTGCGATCGCCCCTTGCTTTTCAGCGTAAATAGTCTGATACTGGGATGGTAGTGCCTCCGACTCCGTCACATAAGGAGGAAAAGGAATATTACCCAACCTCTCCAACAAATCCCAAAAAGATAATCCTTTAGGGGCGCTAAACTGTAAAATTCTGCCCCCCGTTGCCTCATCCTTATCAATCACCGTCGCCGTTAGATAATCCCCCGTCACCTCATCCTCAAAAATAATCTGCGCCCCCAAACCAAAACGCTTCCCGGGTTTTACCAAAGCCAACCAACAAAGAGGAGACTTTTCCTCCACCAACAACACCTCCACCATCGCCCCTGTGGACTTTTTTCCATACAAACGAGCAGGAATTACACGAGTATTATTCAACACCAACAAATCCCCAGGGGAGAGTAAATCAGGCAAATTAGCAAAAATTTGATGATCAACTACCCCCTCTGGCTTTACCACCAACAAACGAGAAGAATCCCTCGGGGTGACAGGATTTTGAGCAATTAATTCTGGAGGCAAAAAATAATCGTAGCTAGATAATTTTAAATTAGGATCCATTTACCAATATATTCTTAAATACAATCTTATTTTCATATCTATTATTACCAATTCTTGTCATGAGTAATGAAATCATCGAAATTATCACAGCAATTTTAAAATACACTAATCAAAACAATCAATTAACTGATAGTTTCCAGCCCAGATTAACTCTTATAGAAATTGACAATCAACTAAAACATTTTCCTTTTAAAATACCTGATGAAGCAAAACAATTATATCAATGGCATAATGGCACAAATCTGACAGTGGAAGAACCATTATTTTATTACCATTATTTTTTAAGTATAGAAGAATCCCTAAAAGTTTATCATCAATGGCAAAATTTTAATCAACAAGATTTTTATATTTATCCAGAAAACATTTTTCCACTTTTTACTTTTGAGGGAGAATATTACGCCATAGAGTGTTCTTTAGAGCAACAAAAAACAGGGAAAATATGGCATATATATCATGACAATATTTGTGTTTATAATAGTCTTTATTCCATGCTTAAAAGTTTCTTAGAATGTTATGAAAAAGAAGCCTATAAAATGATGTTAGTTGATCATTATTGGGAGACAGAAGTAAATGAAAAACAAGTAGCAGAAATCAAATTAAAATATAATCCCATTAGACAAAATATGGTGACAGAATTGGCAAAAACAGGTCAATATTTTGAATATCCTTAAGTTAATTTGGTTCGTAGTGATAGCTTTAGCTATGGTTATTTTTTTATGATAATTTAGTCAAAATACCCAAAATCTTCTTAGAAGTAGGAGTTAACAAAGTACGCCGATAAGCATCCGCCGCTTTTTTGATAGCATCAGCTTGGGTAGGATAAGAATGAATCACCGACGATAAACCATTTAAACCCACCCCATTAACCATCGCCGCAGTTATTTCCGAAATCATTTCCCCTGCATGACTAGCCACAATGGTAGCCCCTAAAATTTTATCCGAACCCTTGGAGTGGATGATTTTTACAAAACCTTCCTCCTCCCCATCCACGATCGCCCTGTCAACCCCATTAAACGAAACTTTGATAACATTATATTCAATGCCCTTATGGTGTAAATCCTGCTCAGACATACCCACATGGGCAATTTCAGGGTCAGTAAAAGTAACCCAAGGAATCACCAAATCACTAAACTTCGACTTACCCAACCCAAAAGGAGAAAACAGAGTATTCTTAATTACAATCCGCGCCATAGCATCCGCCGTATGGGTAAATTTGAACTTACTACAAATATCCCCCGCCGCAAAAATTTTCGGGTTAGTAGTCTGTAAAAAATCATTGACCACAACTCCCCTACGGTTATCATATTCCACCCCCACCGCTTCGAGGTTCAAACCCTCCACATTAGGCGCTCTTCCAGCCCCCATCAAAATCTCATCCACTATTACCGAATCTTCCCCCCTATCCGAGCGATAATATATCTTTTTACCCTCCTCCGTATTTTCCACCCTGATGGGTTGAGCCGATAAAATTAAATTAACTTTCTCCCTAATCAAAGTATCTTCAATAATTTTCGCCGCTTCCTCATCCTCCTTATTCAAAAGATGGGGATACTTATGGATTAAGCTCACTTTTGAACCCAACCGATGGAAAGTTTGGGCTAACTCGCAACCAATAGGCCCTCCTCCTATTACTGCCAACCGAGGGGGTAATTCCGTTAACGAGAAAATTGTTTCATTGGTAAAAAAACCTACCTCGTCAATGCCTTCTATGTTGGGAGTAACCGCCCTTGCCCCCGTAGCAATTACCGCTTTTTTGTAGCTTAATTTTTGTCCATCCACTTCTATAGCACTACCCCGTAAAAAACGAGCCTCTCCCAAAAAAACATCAATGCCCAAATTTTTAAACCGAGTAGCAGAATCATGATGACTAATTCCCGCCCTCAATTTGCGCATCCTCCCCATTACTGTGGCAAAATCAACGGTAACACCATCCACATTTACCCCCAAATCAGGGGCTTTAAGCATCTCCCCAATCACCTTCGCCGAACGAATTACCGCCTTAGAAGGTACACAACCAAAATTGAGACAGTCTCCCCCCATCAGATGTCTTTCCACGAGGGCAACCTTTAGACCTAAATCTAATCCTGCCGCCCCTGCCGCCACCACTAACCCCGCTGTACCTGCCCCAATAACCACTAGATCATATTTCTCTTGAGGGCGGGGATTTTGCCAATCTGGGGGGTGTACATAGGATATTAATTGTTGGTTATGTTCATCCATGGGAGGGATGTTGATGGATTGCTGTATATTCATGGTTTTAAATAGATTTTGTACAATGGTTATATGGACTAATTAGGTTAGTTAAAATATGATTACTACCACGACGAAAAGGTTAACTTTAGCAGAATTTTTAGAGTTATCAGAAACTAAACCTGCTTCTGAATTTGTTGATGGAAAAATAGAACAAAAACCAATGCCCCAAGGAGAACATAGTCGTATTCAAATTAAACTTTGTACAGCTATAAATGCAGTTCACCATGGTAAGTCAGCATTGACTATATTTAAAAATTAAGTTTATGTTGTCAATTTATTCCGTGGTTTCTAATACTTGATTATCAAGGGCTTTTCTGGCTATTTTTGTGACATAGACGGTGACAGCAACGGTGGCAATGAAACCGATAATTCTGATAGCCCATTCTACGGTAGGATTACTGGGGGTGTCGGCGCCGATGGTGGCGATATTTCCAGCTAATGAGCCGATATAGACATACATAATGGTGCCGGGTATCATGCCTACCGAACCGATAAAATAATCTTTGAGAGATACCCCTGTGACTCCGTAGGCGTAGTTAAGAAGATTGAAGGGGAAAACGGGGGATAAACGGGTTAGTAGCACTATTTTTAAGCCTTCTCGCCCTACTGCATCATCAATGGCTGCAAATTTTTGGTTGCCTTGAATTTTCCCTGCTACCCAATCTCGGGCGATATATCTACCAACTAAAAAAGCAAGGGTGGCGCCGATGGTTGCCCCCAAAAAGACGTATATTGAGCCTAAAACAACTCCGAACACGACTCCCCCCCCAAGGGTGAGAATGGAACCTGGTAAAAAGGCTACGGTAGCTATTATATATAATAGGATAAAGGCGATCGCCCCTAATCCCCCCAAACTATCAATCCACTGTAAAGCATCGAGTAACCATTGCTGAGGATTAAAAGCGCCCCCTGCTTCTTGGGCAAATACAGGATTAATATGAATAAATAGGGTCAAAATCAGGGTAGAAAAACTTAACATAATTAGCTGAGATAATTTAGATATTTTACTTGTTACTGTCTTAACACTTTTCGTTAATGGTGACATGATTTTTTTCTCCATTTTCAAGGTTGTTTTTGAGGGCTTTTCTAGCTAATTTGTTAAGATATATGGTGAGTAAAATGGTAGCTAATAATCCAACTATTCTTAAAATTAAGGACATAATATGATTATTCTCATTTCCTGAATAATAAGATTGATCCACACTGGTTAAATCCACCGCCAAAGAACCAAGATACACATAGGCAAAAACTCCGGGAAATATTCCTAAAGAACCGATAAAATAGTCTCGGAATGAAATATCGGTTACTCCTAAGAGGTAGTTAAGTAAATTAAAGGGAAATAGGGGAGATAAACGCATCAAAAATACTATTTTCCAGCCTTCTTGAGCAATAGCTTTCTCGATCGCCTTAATTTTTGGATATTGATTCAGCTTTTTTAGTACCCAATTACGACAAAAATAACGTCCTAATAAAAAAGCAAAAATAGCTCCTAAAATAGCGGCAATAGATACATAAACTGTTCCCCAAATTATCCCGTATAAACAACCTCCTTTCATGGTTAATAATGAACCTGGAATGAATAAGAGAGTTGCTATATTATAGATGGCAATAAAGAGGATAAAACCCCAAAAACCCATTTCCTTAATCCCCGTTAACATTTGATTCCATAATGGGGTAATATTAAAATAATGAATTGTTATTAGGGCAAGTAAACTCAACCCAAAAATTACTAACCACCTAATTTTAGGAAATTGATTCTCACGCTTCAAAGGTTTCAAGTTAATTTATTTACTCATTTATTTAATATACGAAGTCGATGGTAAAGTGGATTTAATTAAATAATTAATTCTCCCATAATTAATAAGGCTACAAATATAAATAATATGCCCATAGCCCTTTCTAGTTTTTCCTGAGATAATTTTGTGGCAACTATGGAGCCTAGTTGAGCGCCTATTAAAACCCCTGGAGCGGTAAACATAACGATATTAAACACCATTTGTAATTCCTCGCCCCCTGCTTGGGCAAATTGAATAACATGACCAATGGATGCGATTAGCGCGGTGATGGCAACGATAAATACGCTAGTGGCGATCGCAACGGGGCTTGGTACACGGCATCTTTGGAGGAGATAAAATCCGTTTAATTGACCTAAACCAGTAGATACCATCCCCAAAAATAAAGCCCCTATACTTGCCAATAAATACCCCTCAATGCGGTGAAAGATGGTGTAACAGTACGTTTTGCCATTTTTGTCAGTAATACAGGTTTGGGGTTCTTTTTCTTCTTGGGTGGTTTTTATATCTTCATCCAATAATTCTAAGGTATGTTGATCGGGAGATTTCAAAAAACTGGTGGCAATGACGAATAAACCTACTGCTAAAATTCCTTTAAGGACATTGGCAGGAATAATATTACCAAACCATGTTCCCACTAAAGCCATAGGAATACTAACCAGTAAAAGCATTCTGCCCAATTTAAAGTCAATTAAGCCTTTGCGAATATAGGCAAACAAACCGCTGGAAAAGCCAAAAACCTCCGTAATTAAGCCGATACCGATGGCTACCTCGGGAGGCAATTTTAGGGCAATGAGAAGCAAAGGAGTAAAAAAAGTAGCTCCTTCTACCCCCGAAGCCATGGCAATGGTGGCGATGCCGATGGCAGTGGGAAACAAATACCAGTATTCTAAATTCATTAATCGTAAATCCTTTTTTCCTTGGGCTTCGTATTTTTATTAAATGTATATATCTCTCTTTTGTAAAATAATCAGTTAATTACCATGCTGTCAAATCGGACAGATGCAGAACTTTTTGAACAGTTGCGCTCGGGCAATATTTCCGCTTTGGGAATTTTCTATGAGCGTTATGGTGAAGTTGTCTATCGGGTAGCGTTGCGTATGTTGGGTAATACTCAGGAAGCGGAGGATTTAACCCAAGAGATTTTCCTTTATATTTCTAAAAAGGGTAATTATGATGAAAGTCGAGGCTCAATGCTGGTGTTTTTGGTAACGATGACTCGCTCACGAGCGATTGATAGACACAGGCAAAAAAGTTCTTATCGTAAAAGGATTCTCAAATGGTTTAATAATTCTCCTTCTCAGGAATATGGTGGTTTGATGGATAAAGTTGCCCTAAAGGAAGTGTCACACAAGGTTAGAAATGCGATCGCCCGTTTACCTATGCAACATCAACGGGTGTTGGAAATGGCGTATTTTGACGGCTTGAGTCAATCGGAAATTGCTGAAAAATTAAATATGCCCCTTGGCACGGTAAAAACCTATAAACGCAAAGGATTATTGAAGTTGAGAGAGTTATTACAGGAGTTAGTAAATTAATGATGAAAGATTTTAAAGAAGAAGAAATCAGGGAACTTTTAGCCAGTTATGTGTTGGGAGATTCTACCCCCGAAGAGACATCCACGGTGCATCAGTTATTGCAATCTAAACCTGAGTTACAACAGGAAATTGAAAGCCTACAAAAAACCCTAGCCCTTTATCCCCTAGCTTTACCAGAGGTGGAGTTACCTAAAACACTGGGCGATCGCATCTTAGCCCAAGCAAAACAAGAAAGTCAAGTAATTCCAGAAACTAAAACCATAGTTAAACATCGCCGTTTACCTATCATTTTCAGCACTATTAGCGCCATGTTGATAGTCGTTTTAGGAGGTTATAGTTATGGTTTGCAAAGACAAGTTGCCCGAATGGATAGGGAATTACAAGAATATCAAAGTGCGATCGCGCTTTTACGCCAAGCAAATAATAATCTAGTATCCCTCACAGGCACAGAATTAAATCCTCAATCATCAGGCAGTGTACTGGTAAACACTCAAGCCGATAAAATAATGGTAACAACTCAAAACCTATCACCCATTGACGACAATCAAGTCTATAGAATATGGGGAGTTGTCGATGGAAAGGTAATTTACTGTGGAGAATTTAGACCAGATAGAGAAGGTAACAGTTTAATTAATTTACCCTTAGATCCAGATATACTAGACTCTTCAGGAGTTATTATAACCCTAGAAGATGCCGACAGTGACTTATCCCCTCAAGGAGAAACCGTCATGGTTAGTTATTTGTAAGGGGGTACTCCATTTCTCAATTTCTCTTTGAAATATTGATAGGGATTTAATTTGCTCTTATTACTATGGGAAAGACCAAAAATGTTGATTCTCCTGCGGTTTTAATCACTGCTTATCGTCCAACTTTAAACCGTTGGGAAAAAGACTATAAAACTCGAAAATAAAAACGGTGAATAACACAAAAACTGAAACAAAACTTATCCGTCAAGGTGAATACATCGCTGAAATTGATGTCACTCCTATTTATAGTGAAAAACATTGTTCTTCTTATATATCTCTTGAAGAAGCAGAAAAACTAGATAAATTGCGTTTAGCCTTACAAAATAATGATCTAAAAACGGCGAGTCAACTTGCCCATATTTACCGATTAACCCCCGTAACCCTAACGGCATAATTACTGCATCTGATAATAAACCCGCAAATAATTGATGTTCCGATGTTCAATCCTTTGACTAATTCATGTTAGATAAAGTGAACCCTAAACTTACCATCTGACAGCCTTTTTGAGAATATAGAGTGCAATCATGTTGGGATGGTGCTATTTTTGCTTATTGCCAATATTTCAGATGTATTAAATGTTTCGGCACATCGCAATCTATATAAAGATTTTATGACTATATAAAAATTTTATGACTATATAAAGATTTAATAAAGGTAACAAAATGAACAGTAATAATACTTAAGTGCTGACTATGATTAGAAGTAATAATTTAGGAGGAATCCCGTTATGGTATTAGTAGATCTTATTGAGAGATCGGGGGGGGGTAAGCAAAACTTATCAAAGGTAGTTCTTACCGCCTCTGCTCTTACTTTTAGTTTTTTGGTGGCAACACCCGCTCAAGCAGCAACTTTTTTTGATGGAACATTCAATGATGCAGATTGGACAAGGATTGTTAACATAACACCCAGTCCATCTGGCTCGTCCGGAGAAACGGCAACTCAAAGTCTTTCTGGAGGTAATCCCGATGCCTTTCGTTCCATGACTCATACTTTGACAGGTGGCACGGCTGTTAATGTATTTCATTTTAATAATAATGCTATCTATAATCCTGCGTTAGGAGCTATCGTTTCTATTGATTATTCTGCCGATGTGAGAGGATTAACCCCCAGTGCGGGGACTTTTGGGGATGGATTTGCTATTCTACAAGATGGAAGAATATTTAGAACTGGAACAACAGGCGTATCAACTGGTTCACCTTGGCAAACTAAATCACTTCTTGGTCTTACCGATGGCAATTTTTTTGCATTGGATGGGGGTTCTGGACCTGATTTTTCTATCACTGGTTCTCTGATTCAGTTTGGGTATGAGCGGAACAATGCAAATTTCAGTCCCTCTCCGACAGCACGAACAATTACTCATGGGATAGACAACTGGAGTGTTAGACTTAACCTTGCGACTGTACCAGTACCTGAACCTAGCAAGACACCTGAACCTAGCACTATTATTAGTTTAGGGTTATTGGGATTTGGTGCTTTGTGGCAAAGAAAACTAGCTCTAAAACCCAAAATTAATGCCAAAAGTTAAGTCATTAATCAAGACAAAACAAAGATTTAGCTAAATATCAAATATGTTTAATGAGAAGTACATTCTCTGAGGGTACAAATATTGTACCCTTTTTCCATGAAGTGTTTTAAGGGAGCCAATTTTCGTCGAGTATTTGTTCTAAAAGTGCGATGGGTTGTTCGGGAAAAATGTTAAGAGGAAGTCCAGATTTTTGAGATGCTATTTTGCGACTATCTTGATAGCAGAGGGGATATATTTGTGCTAAATAAGGTTTTAAACTCGGACTATCTTCTAATTGATATTGAATTTGCTGACGAAAATTAGTTATCAAAAAAAAATGGGTTTAAAACCTCGTGCTTCTAGCACGACTTTATATTTCTTACAAAAACAATAAACATATTGTAAGAAAGTGTGTTAGGATAGCCCTAAGTCAAAGGAACAATATTTGAGATGCTACATCTAACGTTCAACTACAAGCTCAAACCTACAGCAAAACAGATAGAGATCATTGAACACAACCTCGCTGTTTGTAAATCGGTTTGGAATCATGCTTTGTATGAACGAAAGTTGTGGTACAACAGTCGTAGTTGCCCCATAGATAGATGTTCTTTAAATGGGGAGTATATTGTAAAACCTTTTGAATACCCTAACTATCACGCTCAGTCTGCCGAGCTAACTCAAGCCAAGAAAACCAAT
The sequence above is a segment of the Cyanobacterium stanieri PCC 7202 genome. Coding sequences within it:
- a CDS encoding S-adenosylmethionine--tRNA ribosyltransferase-isomerase (PFAM: Queuosine biosynthesis protein~TIGRFAM: S-adenosylmethionine:tRNA ribosyltransferase-isomerase~COGs: COG0809 S-adenosylmethionine:tRNA-ribosyltransferase-isomerase (queuine synthetase)~InterPro IPR003699~KEGG: cyt:cce_0438 S-adenosylmethionine:tRNA ribosyltransferase-isomerase~PFAM: Queuosine biosynthesis protein~SPTR: S-adenosylmethionine:tRNA ribosyltransferase-isomerase;~TIGRFAM:S-adenosylmethionine/tRNA-ribosyltransferas e-isomerase), with the translated sequence MDPNLKLSSYDYFLPPELIAQNPVTPRDSSRLLVVKPEGVVDHQIFANLPDLLSPGDLLVLNNTRVIPARLYGKKSTGAMVEVLLVEEKSPLCWLALVKPGKRFGLGAQIIFEDEVTGDYLTATVIDKDEATGGRILQFSAPKGLSFWDLLERLGNIPFPPYVTESEALPSQYQTIYAEKQGAIAAPTAGLHFTEDVFNSLAQKQVAIAHITLHVGIGTFRPVEVEDILNHEMHQEWIEVDKVTIDKIKETKSRGGRVISVGTTVVRALEGTFAHHNGLMPYRGKTDLFIYPGYDFKVIDGLITNFHLPKSSLLMLVGALIGRERLLSIYQGAIEEKYRFYSFGDAMFIEPKRGLNN
- a CDS encoding hypothetical protein (KEGG: cyt:cce_3211 hypothetical protein~SPTR: Putative uncharacterized protein) encodes the protein MITTTTKRLTLAEFLELSETKPASEFVDGKIEQKPMPQGEHSRIQIKLCTAINAVHHGKSALTIFKN
- a CDS encoding SNARE associated Golgi family protein (PFAM: SNARE associated Golgi protein~COGs: COG0398 conserved hypothetical protein~InterPro IPR015414~KEGG: ava:Ava_2775 hypothetical protein~PFAM: SNARE associated Golgi protein~SPTR: Putative uncharacterized protein) is translated as MKRENQFPKIRWLVIFGLSLLALITIHYFNITPLWNQMLTGIKEMGFWGFILFIAIYNIATLLFIPGSLLTMKGGCLYGIIWGTVYVSIAAILGAIFAFLLGRYFCRNWVLKKLNQYPKIKAIEKAIAQEGWKIVFLMRLSPLFPFNLLNYLLGVTDISFRDYFIGSLGIFPGVFAYVYLGSLAVDLTSVDQSYYSGNENNHIMSLILRIVGLLATILLTIYLNKLARKALKNNLENGEKNHVTINEKC
- a CDS encoding protein of unknown function DUF1555 (PFAM: PEP-CTERM motif~TIGRFAM: PEP-CTERM protein sorting domain~InterPro IPR011449~KEGG: cyt:cce_1347 hypothetical protein~PFAM: protein of unknown function DUF1555~SPTR: Putative uncharacterized protein) gives rise to the protein MVLVDLIERSGGGKQNLSKVVLTASALTFSFLVATPAQAATFFDGTFNDADWTRIVNITPSPSGSSGETATQSLSGGNPDAFRSMTHTLTGGTAVNVFHFNNNAIYNPALGAIVSIDYSADVRGLTPSAGTFGDGFAILQDGRIFRTGTTGVSTGSPWQTKSLLGLTDGNFFALDGGSGPDFSITGSLIQFGYERNNANFSPSPTARTITHGIDNWSVRLNLATVPVPEPSKTPEPSTIISLGLLGFGALWQRKLALKPKINAKS
- a CDS encoding hypothetical protein (KEGG: cyh:Cyan8802_3863 hypothetical protein~SPTR: Putative uncharacterized protein) gives rise to the protein MNNTKTETKLIRQGEYIAEIDVTPIYSEKHCSSYISLEEAEKLDKLRLALQNNDLKTASQLAHIYRLTPVTLTA
- a CDS encoding protein of unknown function DUF81 (PFAM: Sulfite exporter TauE/SafE~COGs: COG0730 permease~InterPro IPR002781~KEGG: hut:Huta_0852 protein of unknown function DUF81~PFAM: protein of unknown function DUF81~SPTR: Putative uncharacterized protein), encoding MNLEYWYLFPTAIGIATIAMASGVEGATFFTPLLLIALKLPPEVAIGIGLITEVFGFSSGLFAYIRKGLIDFKLGRMLLLVSIPMALVGTWFGNIIPANVLKGILAVGLFVIATSFLKSPDQHTLELLDEDIKTTQEEKEPQTCITDKNGKTYCYTIFHRIEGYLLASIGALFLGMVSTGLGQLNGFYLLQRCRVPSPVAIATSVFIVAITALIASIGHVIQFAQAGGEELQMVFNIVMFTAPGVLIGAQLGSIVATKLSQEKLERAMGILFIFVALLIMGELII
- a CDS encoding RNA polymerase, sigma-24 subunit, ECF subfamily (PFAM: Sigma-70, region 4; Sigma-70 region 2~TIGRFAM: RNA polymerase sigma factor, sigma-70 family~COGs: COG1595 DNA-directed RNA polymerase specialized sigma subunit sigma24 homolog~InterPro IPR007627:IPR013249:IPR014284~KEGG: gvi:glr1158 RNA polymerase sigma factor~PFAM: sigma-70 region 2 domain protein; Sigma-70 region 4 type 2~SPTR: Putative uncharacterized protein;~TIGRFAM: RNA polymerase sigma factor, sigma-70 family) — encoded protein: MLSNRTDAELFEQLRSGNISALGIFYERYGEVVYRVALRMLGNTQEAEDLTQEIFLYISKKGNYDESRGSMLVFLVTMTRSRAIDRHRQKSSYRKRILKWFNNSPSQEYGGLMDKVALKEVSHKVRNAIARLPMQHQRVLEMAYFDGLSQSEIAEKLNMPLGTVKTYKRKGLLKLRELLQELVN
- a CDS encoding FAD-dependent pyridine nucleotide-disulfide oxidoreductase (PFAM: Pyridine nucleotide-disulphide oxidoreductase; Pyridine nucleotide-disulphide oxidoreductase, dimerisation domain~COGs: COG1249 Pyruvate/2-oxoglutarate dehydrogenase complex dihydrolipoamide dehydrogenase (E3)~InterProIPR018062:IPR012999:IPR013027:IPR004099:IPR 000815~KEGG: mar:MAE_22610 mercuric reductase~PFAM: FAD-dependent pyridine nucleotide-disulphide oxidoreductase; pyridine nucleotide-disulphide oxidoreductase dimerisation region~SPTR: Mercuric reductase), whose translation is MNIQQSINIPPMDEHNQQLISYVHPPDWQNPRPQEKYDLVVIGAGTAGLVVAAGAAGLDLGLKVALVERHLMGGDCLNFGCVPSKAVIRSAKVIGEMLKAPDLGVNVDGVTVDFATVMGRMRKLRAGISHHDSATRFKNLGIDVFLGEARFLRGSAIEVDGQKLSYKKAVIATGARAVTPNIEGIDEVGFFTNETIFSLTELPPRLAVIGGGPIGCELAQTFHRLGSKVSLIHKYPHLLNKEDEEAAKIIEDTLIREKVNLILSAQPIRVENTEEGKKIYYRSDRGEDSVIVDEILMGAGRAPNVEGLNLEAVGVEYDNRRGVVVNDFLQTTNPKIFAAGDICSKFKFTHTADAMARIVIKNTLFSPFGLGKSKFSDLVIPWVTFTDPEIAHVGMSEQDLHHKGIEYNVIKVSFNGVDRAIVDGEEEGFVKIIHSKGSDKILGATIVASHAGEMISEITAAMVNGVGLNGLSSVIHSYPTQADAIKKAADAYRRTLLTPTSKKILGILTKLS
- a CDS encoding Anti-sigma K factor RskA (PFAM: Anti-sigma-K factor rskA~InterPro IPR018764~KEGG: gvi:glr1159 hypothetical protein~PFAM: Anti-sigma K factor RskA~SPTR: Putative uncharacterized protein) encodes the protein MMKDFKEEEIRELLASYVLGDSTPEETSTVHQLLQSKPELQQEIESLQKTLALYPLALPEVELPKTLGDRILAQAKQESQVIPETKTIVKHRRLPIIFSTISAMLIVVLGGYSYGLQRQVARMDRELQEYQSAIALLRQANNNLVSLTGTELNPQSSGSVLVNTQADKIMVTTQNLSPIDDNQVYRIWGVVDGKVIYCGEFRPDREGNSLINLPLDPDILDSSGVIITLEDADSDLSPQGETVMVSYL
- a CDS encoding SNARE associated Golgi family protein (PFAM: SNARE associated Golgi protein~COGs: COG0398 conserved hypothetical protein~InterPro IPR015414~KEGG: ana:alr2207 hypothetical protein~PFAM: SNARE associated Golgi protein~SPTR: Alr2207 protein); translated protein: MSPLTKSVKTVTSKISKLSQLIMLSFSTLILTLFIHINPVFAQEAGGAFNPQQWLLDALQWIDSLGGLGAIAFILLYIIATVAFLPGSILTLGGGVVFGVVLGSIYVFLGATIGATLAFLVGRYIARDWVAGKIQGNQKFAAIDDAVGREGLKIVLLTRLSPVFPFNLLNYAYGVTGVSLKDYFIGSVGMIPGTIMYVYIGSLAGNIATIGADTPSNPTVEWAIRIIGFIATVAVTVYVTKIARKALDNQVLETTE
- a CDS encoding Cell wall assembly/cell proliferation coordinating protein, KNR4 (InterPro IPR018958~KEGG: ava:Ava_4867 heat repeat-containing PBS lyase~PFAM: Cell wall assembly/cell proliferation coordinating protein, KNR4-like~SPTR: Putative uncharacterized protein), which encodes MSNEIIEIITAILKYTNQNNQLTDSFQPRLTLIEIDNQLKHFPFKIPDEAKQLYQWHNGTNLTVEEPLFYYHYFLSIEESLKVYHQWQNFNQQDFYIYPENIFPLFTFEGEYYAIECSLEQQKTGKIWHIYHDNICVYNSLYSMLKSFLECYEKEAYKMMLVDHYWETEVNEKQVAEIKLKYNPIRQNMVTELAKTGQYFEYP